Proteins encoded together in one Maricaulis maris window:
- a CDS encoding glycine C-acetyltransferase, producing the protein MSDAFFADLKAELAQIEADGLYKRERIITSEQFSEIDVTADGVSSHVINFCANNYLGLANRPELVEAAKATLDSHGFGVASVRFICGTQDLHKQLEAKIAAFTGCEDAILYAAAFDANGGVFEPLLGPEDAIISDALNHASIIDGVRLCKAKRYRYANSDMADLETQLKQARADGARHILIVTDGVFSMDGYIADLQSIVKLAKQYDALTMVDDCHAHGFMGAKGRGTPEHCGVLGEIDIITGTLGKALGGAMGGFTAARKEIIDMLRQRSRPYLFSNSLAPAIVGASLKALDMVAEGDALRTRLFDNAKRFRKGMSEAGFDLLPGEHPIIPVMLGDAKLAQQMASKLMEEGVYVIGFFFPVVPKGKARIRTQMSAAHTPEQIDRAVAAFTKVGKELGVI; encoded by the coding sequence ATGTCCGACGCCTTCTTCGCCGACCTCAAAGCCGAGCTTGCCCAGATCGAGGCGGATGGTCTCTACAAGCGCGAGCGGATCATCACGTCGGAGCAGTTCTCCGAGATCGATGTGACGGCGGACGGGGTGTCCAGCCATGTGATCAATTTTTGCGCCAATAATTATCTCGGCCTGGCCAACCGGCCGGAACTGGTCGAGGCGGCGAAGGCGACGCTCGACAGTCATGGCTTCGGTGTCGCCTCGGTGCGCTTCATCTGCGGCACCCAGGATCTGCACAAGCAGCTGGAAGCCAAGATCGCGGCTTTCACCGGCTGCGAGGACGCCATCCTCTATGCCGCTGCCTTTGACGCCAATGGCGGTGTGTTCGAGCCGCTTCTGGGGCCGGAGGATGCGATCATCTCGGACGCGCTCAACCATGCCTCGATCATTGATGGCGTGCGCCTGTGCAAGGCGAAACGCTATCGCTACGCCAATTCCGACATGGCCGACCTCGAGACCCAGCTCAAACAGGCGCGGGCTGATGGCGCGCGGCATATCCTGATTGTCACCGATGGTGTGTTCTCGATGGACGGCTATATCGCCGACCTCCAATCCATCGTGAAACTGGCCAAGCAGTATGACGCGCTGACCATGGTCGATGATTGTCACGCCCATGGCTTCATGGGCGCCAAGGGGCGCGGCACGCCCGAGCATTGCGGCGTTCTGGGCGAGATCGACATCATTACCGGCACGCTGGGCAAGGCGCTGGGCGGGGCGATGGGTGGCTTCACCGCGGCGCGCAAGGAGATCATCGACATGCTGCGCCAGCGATCGCGGCCCTATCTGTTCTCCAACTCGCTGGCGCCCGCCATTGTCGGCGCCTCGCTGAAAGCGCTCGACATGGTCGCCGAGGGCGATGCGCTGCGTACCCGCCTGTTCGACAATGCCAAACGCTTCCGCAAGGGGATGAGCGAAGCCGGCTTCGATCTCCTGCCCGGCGAGCACCCGATCATCCCGGTCATGCTGGGCGACGCCAAGCTGGCCCAGCAGATGGCGTCAAAGCTGATGGAGGAGGGCGTCTATGTGATCGGCTTCTTCTTCCCGGTCGTGCCCAAGGGCAAGGCCCGCATCCGCACCCAGATGTCCGCCGCCCATACGCCCGAGCAGATAGACCGCGCGGTTGCGGCGTTCACGAAGGTGGGCAAGGAGCTGGGCGTTATCTGA